The genomic stretch tttaaaataaaaaatgtgctaTCTAGTCCTAAAAATGTGAGGCTTGTGCTTTGGTTAAGCAATGTCTGTAACagagctctgtttcagctattttGAGACTCTGCAGTGGCAGAACATAAAAGTGGGGCAATACCTTTCTGGTAATGTCTACCTGGGCTATCCAGTAAATCAGCCATATGTCTCTTTTTGCTATCATCCGTGTTGGTATGCAGTTTAAGGGCTGCGCTGGGCAAGCTGTGAGTCTGCTGTCAAAGACATGTTTGTGATCATGTAACCTGAACAGATCACCCCTCCTGCTGGAATTCTTTCCTTTGTCCCCACTGAATCAAGGCCAGAGTCAGATCAGCCACCGAACTTTCTAGCCACATGCACTTCATAAAATGCAGCTAGGAGGAAGCTTTGCAATCATTTCTCCTCTAGCCTATATGGAGATATCAAAGACAATATTTCAAGGTTATTTTGTGGTGTCATTACAGTAAAAGGTGAGGAACTACACTGTCTATCTCAAAACTTCCTGCCAGTTTCTTAACTAACAGAGAAGGGAGCCCTAAGAATGCCTCATGTCCTACCACCTATCAGTTAAGCTTGCACTCATCATAAAAGTAGCATTGACAAGCTAATCTGACGAGCCATAGGAAATCCTACTTGTttcaatgtatttaaaattactttGTGTAAGTAATTTTAAAACCAATAAAAGGGCTGCCCATAAACCCAGGGATTACTATGCTTGCCAGCCAGTAACAGCTATAAATAACCATAGTGGAGAACTCTGTAGCCTGTCAGAGTACTGAGAAAACAGCTATCTTTCAGAACGTGTTTTCACATACTTCTCATACTCCCATAtctattttcttctcctctttttctctctctctcacacatgtAGACATATTTCTTCCCATGATCAATCATTCCTATTTGACCTCATGCTatgctaaaagaatttttaagGTATTTAGTAGCATTTCAGATGATATAACAGTAAGAAGACAATCAGCAGGAGACCAATAAGGCAAAAAATCATAGGTCATACAACTAATTGCTTCATGGCTTAAGACTAATCACATGGCAAAAGTTCTTAGGAATTACCTTAGGAGACTCTTTGGAAGGAAGAGGAGGTAATGACTTTTTTCCACTTTTAGATGATTTTGTGGACACTGGGGAATCTGCAGCCATATGCATGGATTTTAAGTTATTGATACTgtcaagatattttttcctcaagGCTAAAAGATCCTGTAGGTACTTCAGGAAGTCCTGAGTCTTGGAGTACATCCAGGCCCTGTCTTCCTCTTTTGGCTGGAAGTAAGCACAGGAGTCGATGCTGCTTgtacttttgcattttttcagtGGTTCACTAACTTTCTCCTGCTCACCACCAAGAACATACATAGAAGTGCTGCGGATCAGTCTCACTGCAGAACCCGTGCCATCACAGTAAGGGATGTTGTCTGTCACCTTTCTTCGGTGGGAACTGGGGTGAAATATAGAATGGATCTTTTTGAACATAGTGTGTCACTTCCTCCCCTGTGTACCTCTTCTCTTTGCGCTTCTTAATTTTAACCAAAGATCTGGTATCCAGTAGCTGCAACTCTTGCCTTCAGCTGACAGACAACTTTGCCACTTACTAAATGAGGATAAAAACAATCTAATACTGTTCAATTATTTTCGACCTAATACATTGTGAAGAGCATGATGGTAACTCAGAAGCGAGTTTTCTATTCCACTCGTGTCAGTTAAATAGCTTTGCCCTTTTCTCGGATTAAAATACAGTACAGGCGGTTAAATGTCATTCTTCGTCCTTTTCTTTGATGGCTCCCCAAGCAAAACATCAGCACCTGACGGAACTTCCCTCTTTAGCGTTTCTTCCGCTTTTCTTTGCCGCCTCAGCGTCCCGCTTCACCGAGCCGCGCCGCAGGCAGGAGGCCTCCTGGCGCTGGCCATGGTGCTGAAACGCCTGAGCCGTCCCAGGAGCGTCCACTTGCCCGCGCAAGCGCCGGCACAGGCGGCCCGGCCGGCCTCTGCGGGGTGTTTTTCGGAAGAGCTTGTTGAGGTCGGCCTCGATCAACAGGGACAAGAGACTGACTGGGGAGGAATCGTTTCCTTCGGGTGGAATTCAGCTGCTGAGAGAAGTCGTTCTGGGTTTCACCCTATGGTAACCAGGAGATGGTTACAGCTATCCGATACCACAGCATTGCTAGGAAGGACGTGGATTCAGATGTCAGGATCTATTACACTCAATACAAAGCTTCACTGTGTAAGAGATGCTGTAAAATAAAACACTGTTCCAAAATACTCAGCTGccaaaatactgcaaaagaaaCCAATGCATTTGTATCTTTCCACATTAGTTCTTTTCATGGATTAATGCATAAGCATTTTAATACAATGGGTTTGATGACTGTTTTTTGGCTGAAAAATATAGAGAACATGAACTACTATTGGCATATTCAAGCACTGCTAATACATGTGATAGTATAGCACCATGATGAGTGCATCAGGCAGAAGCAGAGAGTGTATTTGGTCAACTCTCACTGCTAAGACGGTCAAGAACTTTTTCAAACTAAGCAGTGATGTCCAGGCTTAACATGTTCAAAATAGTTTTGATAATTCATCTTGCTCAAGCTTTGGGAGCttgagaaaaatgtcttt from Dromaius novaehollandiae isolate bDroNov1 chromosome 1, bDroNov1.hap1, whole genome shotgun sequence encodes the following:
- the C1H13orf42 gene encoding uncharacterized protein C13orf42 homolog; amino-acid sequence: MFKKIHSIFHPSSHRRKVTDNIPYCDGTGSAVRLIRSTSMYVLGGEQEKVSEPLKKCKSTSSIDSCAYFQPKEEDRAWMYSKTQDFLKYLQDLLALRKKYLDSINNLKSMHMAADSPVSTKSSKSGKKSLPPLPSKESPKASMERKVPQSSSDVREAIAFFDSVIADLDSERWRRVPDMDLPNVDVDFDVATSTSEHSLHSNWILRAPRKYSQDTAQMAKASSQSQGNIQRRTTGSRKRLERHPIYLPKAVEGAYNTLKFKPKTHKKEF